Proteins encoded by one window of Arachis ipaensis cultivar K30076 chromosome B04, Araip1.1, whole genome shotgun sequence:
- the LOC107637373 gene encoding zinc finger protein CONSTANS-LIKE 2, producing the protein MLDEDTNTNTTSWAPRVCDTCRSAPCAVFCRADSAYLCASCDARVHAANTLASRHERVWVCEACERAPAAFLCKADAASLCSSCDADIHSANPLASRHQRVPIGPMYGPPSVPVNGTNSEFVGMVEDEEDEDDDEEEAASWLLLNNTNTTAAVTAGTNNNHNNSNSSNNNQNHHHHHQQQSNHNGFLFGGEVDEYLDLVDCNSCGDDDNNHHHHSNNNNNHFAVDGVDHRYGYQQQYGGGGGQKSYGGGGGGDTPTVSVSSMEVGVVPESSISNGSICHSRPPKGTIDLFSGPTPMQMSSYLTPMDREARVLRYREKKKTRKFEKTIRYASRKAYAETRPRIKGRFAKRTDVEAEVDQMFAKQFCIGNQVSVSSMEVGVVPESSISNGSICHSRPPKGTIDLFSGPTPMQMSSYLTPMDREARVLRYREKKKTRKFEKTIRYASRKAYAETRPRIKGRFAKRTDVEAEVDQMFSTPLITEVGYGIVPSF; encoded by the exons ATGTTGGACGAAgataccaacaccaacaccacctcCTGGGCGCCGCGCGTGTGCGACACCTGCCGCTCTGCCCCATGTGCGGTCTTCTGCCGCGCTGACTCCGCATACCTCTGCGCGTCATGCGACGCGCGCGTGCACGCCGCCAACACCTTGGCCTCACGCCACGAGCGCGTGTGGGTATGCGAGGCCTGCGAACGCGCCCCGGCAGCGTTTCTTTGTAAGGCGGATGCAGCATCGCTCTGTTCCTCCTGCGACGCTGACATCCACTCGGCTAACCCTCTGGCGAGTCGTCACCAGAGGGTGCCAATTGGACCCATGTACGGCCCACCATCCGTCCCAGTAAATGGCACGAATAGTGAGTTCGTTGGGATggttgaagatgaagaagatgaagatgatgacgAAGAAGAAGCTGCTTCTTGGTTGTTGTTGAACAACACCAACACCACGGCCGCCGTGACGGCCGGCACCAACAACAACCATAATAACAgtaacagcagcaacaacaaccagaatcatcatcatcaccaccaaCAACAGAGTAATCATAATGGTTTCTTGTTTGGTGGTGAGGTTGACGAGTATTTGGACCTTGTGGATTGTAATTCTTGTGGTGATGATGATaacaatcatcatcatcacagcaacaataacaataaccaCTTTGCGGTTGATGGTGTTGATCATCGTTATGGTTATCAGCAGCAGTATGGTGGTGGCGGTGGTCAGAAGAGCtatggtggtggtggcggcggaGATACACCAACA GTATCAGTTTCATCAATGGAAGTTGGAGTAGTGCCAGAATCATCAATCAGCAATGGATCAATTTGCCATTCAAGACCACCAAAGGGAACAATTGACCTATTTTCAGGACCTACCCCAATGCAAATGAGTTCATATCTCACTCCAATGGACAGAGAAGCCAGAGTCCTAAGGtatagagagaagaagaagacaagAAAATTCGAGAAGACCATAAGGTATGCATCAAGAAAGGCCTATGCAGAGACTCGGCCGCGAATCAAAGGCCGATTCGCCAAGAGAACTGATGTTGAAGCTGAAGTTGATCAGAT GTTTGCTAAACAATTTTGTATTGGCAATCAGGTATCAGTTTCATCAATGGAAGTTGGAGTAGTGCCAGAATCATCAATCAGCAATGGATCAATTTGCCATTCAAGACCACCAAAGGGAACAATTGACCTATTTTCAGGACCTACCCCAATGCAAATGAGTTCATATCTCACTCCAATGGACAGAGAAGCCAGAGTCCTAAGGtatagagagaagaagaagacaagAAAATTCGAGAAGACCATAAGGTATGCATCAAGAAAGGCCTATGCAGAGACTCGGCCGCGAATCAAAGGCCGATTCGCCAAGAGAACTGATGTTGAAGCTGAAGTTGATCAGATGTTCTCCACACCATTGATTACAGAAGTTGGTTATGGCATTGTTCCTTCATTCTGA
- the LOC107635506 gene encoding zinc finger protein CONSTANS-LIKE 2, whose protein sequence is MSYSSIGIVSPYSIKRLQVSVSSMEVGVVPESSISNGSICHSRPPKGTIDLFSGPTPMQMSSYLTPMDREARVLRYREKKKTRKFEKTIRYASRKAYAETRPRIKGRFAKRTDVEAEVDQMFSTPLITEVGYGIVPSF, encoded by the exons atgagttatagctcaattggcatagtctctccatactcaattaagaggttgcag GTATCAGTTTCATCAATGGAAGTTGGAGTAGTGCCAGAATCATCAATCAGCAATGGATCAATTTGCCATTCAAGACCACCAAAGGGAACAATTGACCTATTTTCAGGACCTACCCCAATGCAAATGAGTTCATATCTCACTCCAATGGACAGAGAAGCCAGAGTCCTAAGGtatagagagaagaagaagacaagAAAATTCGAGAAGACCATAAGGTATGCATCAAGAAAGGCCTATGCAGAGACTCGGCCGCGAATCAAAGGCCGATTCGCCAAGAGAACTGATGTTGAAGCTGAAGTTGATCAGATGTTCTCCACACCATTGATTACAGAAGTTGGTTATGGCATTGTTCCTTCATTCTGA